ACGACGCGCTAGAACAAATGTATGCGACCGATACGCCTGCGCTCACGCATCTAAAGACGAGTTCCGAGCGCATGCTGCAAGTGCGGCTCGCGCTCGGCAGCTATGAAACCCTATTTTCGATGGGCAAGGCCGGCGATGACTTGCTTCCGAAGGCGCATGTGGTCTTGAAGGACAGCGATGCGCAGTGGGCCGATTATCTGAAAAAGCCGCGCGACGAGAATGAATCGCGCTTGGCGGATGCGGTCGGGGCGGCCCGCACGGCGCTCGTGCAGCAGGCGATCAATCCCGAGTTCCAAGCGCTGGAGCAGAACGACTTCAACACGTTCCGCACGATTCAAGGGCAAACCGCGAACGACCTCTACGGGCGCTACGAAACGGCGATCGCCGAACTCGAGGCGTTGCAAGTCTCGCATCAGGAGGCTCGCTACACCAATGCGCAGGCGACGTTCCATCGCCTGGCGACAGGCGCGGCGGTGATCGCCGCAATTGCATTCGTGATCGGCTTGTTCGCCCGCGCAGCGCTCGTCTCGGCCGTCATACGACCCATCGACGTCGCGATCCGCCATTTCGAGCGTATCGCGTCGGGCGATCTGACGGGGACGATAGCCGCCGAGCAGCACAACGAAATGGGACGGTTGCTGGTTGGGCTGCAGCGCATGCAGGCGGCGCTCGTCGCGACGGTCTCGCGCGTGCGCACGGGTTCCGAAGCAATCATGCATGGCGCGCGCGAAATCGCGACGGGCAACGCCGATCTGTCGCAGCGAACCGAACAGCAAGCCGCATCGCTGCAAGAAACGGCTTCGAGCATGGAGCAGTTGACGGCCACGGTGAAGCTCAACGCCACTCACGCGCTCGAGGCGAGCGACCTTGCTCGCGACGCGTCCGATACGGCAACGCGCGGCGGCGAAGTGGTGGGCAATGTGGTGCGCACGATGGAGGACATCGCGTCTAGCTCGCATCAGATCGGCGACATCATCGGCGTGATCGAAGGCATTGCGTTCCAGACGAACATCCTGGCGCTGAACGCGGCTGTCGAGGCGGCGCGCGCGGGCGAGCAGGGGCGCGGCTTCGCGGTGGTGGCGGGCGAGGTGCGCAGCCTCGCGCAGCGCAGCGCGAGCGCTGCCAAGGAAATCAAATCGTTGATTGCGGCATCGGCGGAGAAGGTTCAGACCGGCAACACGCTCGTGGCTCGCGCAGGCGAAACGATGGGTCAGGTCGTGGCCTCCGTGCATCGCGTGACCGATATCATCGGCAAGATCAGCGCGGCTTCGGGCGAGCAATCCTCCGGCATCGAGCAGATCAATCGAGCCGTCGTGCAGATGGACTCCGTGACGCAGCAAAATGCGGCGCTCGTCGAAGAGGCCGCAGCCGCCGCGACGTCGCTCGAGGAGCAGGCGGCGCAGCTCGATGCGGCCGTTGCCGCGTTCCACGTCGAGGTGCGCACGCTCGAGCAGTCGCAACGGGCTAGCGCGCCCCGGCACTTGCGCGAGCCGGTTGGCGCGCATGCGGCACTCGCGAGCTGATGACGGCTTAGCGAACGCCGAACAGGGGCGAGGGCTAGGTGGAAGGCGGGCGGGCGCAGCTTCGGGCTGTGCCCCGTTTTTGGCTTCTCGCGCGAAGCAGCGCAGCCGCAACGGCAGGGGCTAATCGCCGAATTCATAGTCGTCGGCGTGCACGCGTCGCGTACGCTGACGGAAGGCGAACGTGAAGCCGGGCCAAAGCGCCGTGTTTCTGCCCCGCTTGGACAGGTACCAGCTACGGCAGCCGCTCATCCAGACCGACCCGCGAAACGCGTTCCGCAGCCGCTCGTTGAACGCGCGCTCGACGTCCGCTCGGACCTCCATCGTGCGCGCGCCGCGTCGACGGAGCGTGCGCAGACAACTCGCGATATAGGCGACGTGCGACTCGATCATATAGATCATCGAGTTGTGAGCGAGCCCCGTGTTCGGGCCGACCATCATGAAGAAATTCGGAAAGCCGGCGATGCTCGTGCCGAGGTAGGCTTGAGGGCCATCGCTGCGCCAGCGCGCATCGAGGTCGGCGCCGCGCGCGCCGATGATGGGAAAGGGCGCGCCAGCATCGGCCACCTGAAACCCCGTGCCGCAGATGATCGCATCGACGCGGTAGTGACGGCCGTCCTCGGTCACGAGGCCGTCCGCGACGATTTCGCGGATCGGCGCGGTCACGACGTCGACATTCGGCTGCGTGATCGCCGGATAGTAATCGCTCGAGAGCAGCACGCGTTTGCAGCCGAGCAAGTAGCCGGGCGTGAGCTTGGCGCGCAGCGCCGGGTCCGGCACGCGGCGCTCCAAGTAGCTCAGGCCGAAGCGCATCGGCGCTTGCATCCACTTCGGGTTCACGATGAAGGCGAGCGCGCGTGCTTCGTGACGCCAGTAGATTGCCCAGCGCGCGAGCCGCTGCGCGAACGGCACGTGGCGGAACACGCGCTGCACGTGCTTGCCGATCGCGCGATCGGGGCGCGGCATGATCCACGGCGGCGTACGCTGAAAAACGTGCAACTGCGCCACGCGCTGCTGGATGTGCGGGATGAATTGCACGGCGCTCGCCCCGG
The sequence above is a segment of the Trinickia acidisoli genome. Coding sequences within it:
- a CDS encoding methyl-accepting chemotaxis protein — translated: MFKRFTIRGGLTLTIAGYTLALIAAMAAGMLGLQKSNDALEQMYATDTPALTHLKTSSERMLQVRLALGSYETLFSMGKAGDDLLPKAHVVLKDSDAQWADYLKKPRDENESRLADAVGAARTALVQQAINPEFQALEQNDFNTFRTIQGQTANDLYGRYETAIAELEALQVSHQEARYTNAQATFHRLATGAAVIAAIAFVIGLFARAALVSAVIRPIDVAIRHFERIASGDLTGTIAAEQHNEMGRLLVGLQRMQAALVATVSRVRTGSEAIMHGAREIATGNADLSQRTEQQAASLQETASSMEQLTATVKLNATHALEASDLARDASDTATRGGEVVGNVVRTMEDIASSSHQIGDIIGVIEGIAFQTNILALNAAVEAARAGEQGRGFAVVAGEVRSLAQRSASAAKEIKSLIAASAEKVQTGNTLVARAGETMGQVVASVHRVTDIIGKISAASGEQSSGIEQINRAVVQMDSVTQQNAALVEEAAAAATSLEEQAAQLDAAVAAFHVEVRTLEQSQRASAPRHLREPVGAHAALAS
- a CDS encoding flavin-containing monooxygenase, giving the protein MARSSKIPLRVAIVGSGFSGIGMAIRLKQMGIASLTVYEAAVDIGGTWRDNAYPGSACDIPSHLYSFSFAPNPSWSRTFGAQHEILAYLKHCAREHGIEPLIRCNARVAAARFDDDARIWRLDVVTTHSEPRDARHPLDDAAIFAPRATPVGAEAPGTSRETVEVDVVIAASGPLSRPALPEIAGLERFRGARFHSARWDHTYPLEGKTVAVIGTGASAVQFIPHIQQRVAQLHVFQRTPPWIMPRPDRAIGKHVQRVFRHVPFAQRLARWAIYWRHEARALAFIVNPKWMQAPMRFGLSYLERRVPDPALRAKLTPGYLLGCKRVLLSSDYYPAITQPNVDVVTAPIREIVADGLVTEDGRHYRVDAIICGTGFQVADAGAPFPIIGARGADLDARWRSDGPQAYLGTSIAGFPNFFMMVGPNTGLAHNSMIYMIESHVAYIASCLRTLRRRGARTMEVRADVERAFNERLRNAFRGSVWMSGCRSWYLSKRGRNTALWPGFTFAFRQRTRRVHADDYEFGD